In the genome of Cryptomeria japonica chromosome 8, Sugi_1.0, whole genome shotgun sequence, one region contains:
- the LOC131049648 gene encoding FT-interacting protein 7 — translation MSRLKLAVEIISAHNLMPKDGQGSASAYAEVDYAGQKFRTSTKEKDLSPVWNEKLAFTIPDPSNLPNQMVDVYVYHDNKSSQSKNFLGKVRVYGSSVVSEKEAAVQHFPLEKRGIFSNIRGDITLKIYTVNETGDDFIKVEKAKEEKSPAVEMGTRVFHHLPKTAKQDSKPAEVEKSEAKVVHMYNAPQPTQAPQVFHAPQPEDYTLKETSPHLGNIGMRRDKLNSTYDLVERMQYLYVRVVKARDLPTMDITGSCDPYVEVKIGNYKGVTKHFEKEKNPEWNQIFAFSKERLQSTLLEVVVKDKDLVKDDFIGRLIFDLHEIPMRVPPDSPLAPQWYRLEDKKAETKVKGELMLAVWMGTQADEAFPEAWHSDAAAVQSDGVAHIRSKVYLSPKLWYVRVNVIEAQDLQPSDKGRFPEVYVKVQLGNQILKTRVSQQKTANPLWNEDLLFVAAEPFEEHLVLTVEDRQGPNKDEVMGMTIIQLSSILKRFDHRSVHTKWYNLEKHAVVDGEKKESKFASRIHLRVCLDGGYHVLDESTHYSSDLRPTSKQLWKNAIGVLEVGVLSAQNLLPMKAKDGRGTTDTYCVAKYGSKWVRTRTILDSLNPKWNEQYTWEVHDPCTVITVGVFDNNHLQGGNGEKATRDAQIGKVRIRLSTLETDRVYTHSYPLLVLQPSGVKKMGELQLAVRFSCSSLMNMMCMYSRPLLPKMHYTHPLSVTQLDTLRYQAINVVALRLSRAEPPLRREVVEYMVDSNSHMWSIRRSKANFFRIISLLSPFIAISKWFADVCNWKNPITTGLVHILFLILIWYPELILPTIFLYMFLIGIWNFRFRSRLPPHMDTRLSHADSMQPDELDEEFDTFPSSRSADVVKMRYDRLRSVAGRIQTVVGDMATQGERLQSLLNWRDPRATTIFISFCLVAAVVLYVTPFQVIAVLAGLYQMRHPKFRYRLPSVPVNYFRRLPARTDSML, via the coding sequence ATGAGTAGGCTCAAGCTAGCAGTAGAAATTATTAGTGCCCACAATTTGATGCCGAAGGATGGGCAGGGCTCAGCAAGTGCTTATGCAGAGGTTGACTATGCTGGTCAGAAGTTTCGAACCTCTACCAAAGAAAAGGATCTAAGTCCGGTCTGGAATGAAAAATTAGCATTTACCATCCCAGACCCTTCTAACCTTCCCAACCAGATGGTAGATGTATATGTCTACCATGATAACAAATCTTCTCAGAGCAAGAACTTCTTGGGAAAAGTCAGGGTATATGGAAGTAGCGTTGTGAGTGAGAAAGAGGCAGCTGTGCAACATTTTCCATTGGAAAAGAGAGGAATTTTCTCAAACATCAGAGGAGATATTACCTTGAAGATATACACTGTAAATGAGACAGGAGATGATTTCATTAAAGTGGAAAAGGCAAAGGAGGAGAAATCACCTGCAGTGGAGATGGGAACAAGGGTTTTTCACCACCTGCCGAAGACAGCAAAGCAAGATTCTAAACCAGCTGAGGTGGAGAAGTCTGAAGCAAAAGTAGTGCATATGTATAATGCACCTCAACCAACTCAAGCACCTCAAGTATTTCATGCACCTCAGCCAGAAGATTACACTTTAAAGGAGACCAGTCCTCATCTTGGAAATATTGGGATGCGCCGAGACAAGCTAAATAGCACCTATGATCTGGTTGAACGGATGCAGTACTTGTATGTTCGGGTGGTAAAAGCTAGAGACCTGCCAACCATGGACATTACTGGAAGCTGTGATCCATATGTTGAGGTTAAAATTGGGAACTACAAGGGAGTTACAAAACACTTTGAGAAGGAAAAAAATCCAGAATGGAACCAAATTTTTGCATTTTCCAAGGAAAGGCTCCAGTCAACTTTACTGGAAGTAGTGGTGAAGGACAAAGATCTTGTGAAAGATGACTTCATTGGTCGTTTGATTTTTGATCTCCATGAGATTCCCATGAGGGTGCCTCCTGACAGTCCCTTGGCACCCCAATGGTATAGGTTGGAAGACAAAAAAGCTGAGACAAAAGTGAAAGGTGAGCTTATGCTTGCAGTGTGGATGGGTACACAAGCAGATGAAGCCTTTCCAGAAGCATGGCATTCTGATGCAGCTGCAGTCCAAAGTGATGGGGTTGCACATATTCGATCTAAGGTTTACCTATCTCCCAAACTTTGGTATGTTAGAGTTAATGTGATTGAGGCCCAAGATTTGCAGCCGAGTGACAAGGGAAGGTTTCCTGAGGTTTATGTTAAAGTACAGTTGGGAAACCAAATATTGAAAACAAGGGTTTCTCAGCAGAAGACTGCAAATCCGCTGTGGAATGAAGATTTGCTTTTTGTGGCAGCAGAGCCCTTTGAAGAACATTTAGTACTTACGGTAGAGGACCGACAAGGTCCAAATAAAGATGAGGTGATGGGGATGACTATAATTCAATTGTCATCTATACTAAAGCGGTTTGATCACAGATCTGTGCACACCAAGTGGTATAACCTTGAAAAGCATGCAGTAGTTGATGGTGAAAAGAAGGAAAGTAAGTTTGCAAGTAGGATTCATCTTAGAGTGTGCCTTGATGGTGGGTATCATGTCCTAGATGAATCCACACATTACAGCAGTGATCTGAGGCCCACTTCCAAGCAATTGTGGAAGAATGCAATTGGTGTCTTGGAAGTTGGCGTGCTGAGTGCACAGAACTTGCTTCCCATGAAGGCTAAAGATGGCAGAGGGACTACTGATACCTACTGTGTTGCAAAATATGGGTCAAAGTGGGTTCGAACTAGAACAATTCTTGATAGcttaaatccaaaatggaatgAACAGTACACTTGGGAAGTCCATGACCCTTGCACTGTCATCACTGTGGGAGTTTTTGATAATAATCACCTTCAAGGAGGAAATGGTGAGAAAGCAACTAGGGATGCTCAAATTGGGAAGGTCAGAATTCGTCTCTCAACTCTGGAGACAGATAGGGTTTATACCCATTCATATCCTCTGCTGGTGTTGCAACCTTCAGGAGTTAAAAAGATGGGTGAACTTCAGTTGGCAGTCCGTTTCTCATGTTCATCTCTGATGAACATGATGTGCATGTATTCAAGGCCCTTGCTGCCTAAGATGCATTATACACACCCTCTCTCTGTTACTCAGCTTGACACTCTTAGGTACCAAGCCATCAATGTAGTAGCACTCAGGCTTAGCCGAGCTGAGCCACCTTTGAGAAGGGAGGTGGTGGAATATATGGTAGATTCAAACTCTCACATGTGGAGCATCCGTCGCAGTAAAGCTAATTTTTTCCGTatcatttctcttctttctccatTTATAGCAATCAGCAAATGGTTCGCTGATGTTTGCAATTGGAAGAATCCTATCACAACAGGACTGGTGCATATTTTGTTCCTTATATTGATCTGGTATCCCGAGCTGATATTGCCCACCATCTTCCTCTATATGTTCTTGATTGGGATATGGAATTTCCGTTTTCGATCTCGTCTTCCGCCACATATGGATACTCGCCTCTCCCATGCTGACTCAATGCAGCCTGATGAACTTGATGAGGAGTTTGATACATTCCCTAGTTCAAGAAGTGCTGATGTTGTGAAGATGCGATATGATCGCTTGAGAAGTGTTGCTGGAAGGATacagactgttgttggagatatggCCACACAAGGAGAGAGACTGCAGTCTCTCTTAAATTGGAGAGATCCTCGTGCTACTACTATTTTTATCAGTTTTTGCTTAGTGGCTGCTGTGGTTCTGTATGTTACACCCTTCCAAGTAATTGCAGTGCTTGCAGGATTGTATCAAATGCGTCATCCCAAATTCCGGTACCGGCTTCCTTCAGTTCCTGTAAACTATTTCAGGAGGTTACCAGCACGAACTGATAGTATGCTATAA